The genome window CCGCAACAGGAATCGGCGCGTTTAGTGAACTGCGACCGCGACCGCGTCCTGCCAGATTCGCATCCCGCCTGATTCCCTCCCACCGATTTTCGCGAGTGACCGGATGAATCCCAAGTCCAATGCCGTCGCGCGCTTCGAAGAGGTGACCAAAGTTTATTCCTCCGGCCCATTCCGCGCCGGTGTGCGGGCCCTCGACGGCGTGAGCCTGTCGGTCGATGCCGGCGAAGTGTTCGGATTGGTCGGGCCGAATCGGGCGGGCAAGACCACGCTCGTGAAGATTCTGTTGTCGATCTGCCGGCCGACCTCCGGCCGCATCCTGCGGTTCGACCGGCATTGGAAAGATCGCCGCACACTGGCCCGCGTCGGCTATGTCCACGAAAGCCAGGCGTTTCCACGGTATCTCACGGCCCATTCGCTGCTGGAATTTTACGGGGCGCTGTCCTTTCAGCCGCAGCAGATCGTCCGGCGCCGCAGCGGCGAACTGCTCGAGCGATTCGGCCTTGCCGACCGCAGCCGCGAGCCGATTGGCCGGTTCAGCAAAGGGATGCTCCAGCGACTGGCCCTATGCCAATCCCTTGTCAACGATCCGGATCTGCTGGTGCTCGACGAGCCGTCGGAAGGGATGGACCTCGCCGCCCGGCGCGTGTTGGACGAAGTGATCGCCGAGCGCAAGCGACAAGGCCGCACGGCGATCCTTGTGTCGCACCATTTGAACGACGTTCAGCGATTGTGCGACCGAGTGGCAGTGATCCGCGGCGGCAAAGTCGCGTTTGCGGGGCGCATGGCCGAACTGATCGGCGCCCAAGGCGATCCGGCCGCCAACAAGACATTCGGAGATTGGCCGCTCGAGCATTCGCCGCAGGGCGGTTCGCTCGAAAAGGTTTTGGAACCGATCTACGCAGGAACAACGCAATGAACGTCTTGCCGTCGAAATGGTCGCCATGGAAGTCAACGATCGCGTGGCTGGTTCGCGACACGTTTCGCCAGTCGCTGGCCTACGGCATCTGTTGGATTCTGTTGGGCGTCAGCGTGTTGGCCATCGGCGTATGCGCGAGCGCGGGCGTTACCGGTTCGGTACAATTAGCGGCACCCGGCGAAAATCCCGACTTCCTCCCGCCCAACGATCGCGACTCGCACGACGCCAAGAAGCTGAAGCAATCGGGCGTGGTGGTGGTGGGCGGCGATCTGACGTTGGCCTTCGGGGCGATCCGAGTTCCTTTGGCCCGCGACGATCGTGGCGCGGTTCACTTCCTACAGCTCGTGTTGGCCGGCGGCGTGGCCGACACGCTCGGGCTGCTCTTGGCGCTGGTGTGGACGGCCGGTTTCTTGCCCGGCTTTCTCGATGGGCGGAGCATCAGCGTGCTATTGGCCAAGCCGGCGCCACGGTGGGCCTTATTGGCTGGAAAATATGTCGGCGTGCTCGTGTTCGTGCTCTGTCATGCGACTTTGTTTGTCGGCGGCACATGGCTGGCCATCGGCATGCGAACGCACGTGTGGGATCCCACGTATCTGTGGTGCATCCCGCTGCTGCTGCTGCACTTTGCCGTGTTCTTCAGCATGTCGCTATTGCTGGCCGTCTGCACGCGGAGCACGGTCGTGTGTGTCTTCGGCTCGATTTTGTTTTGGTTTGTAACATGGGGCTTGAACTACGGTCGGCACGTGTTGGCGGCGAGTGCCACGGCACTTCCGGAAGGACATTTTTCGTCGGCGCTGATGTGGCTGGTCGACCTCGGCTATTGGATTCTGCCGAAGCCGGCCGATTTCAGCGTGCTGCTGTTCAACGCCTTGGACGCCAAGAACTACTTCGGCCCGCTGTTCGACCTGAAGACTCTTCAGGCACACGGATTCTCGATCGGCCTATCGATCGCCACCTCACTGGCATTCACCGCCTATACGCTATTCGCCTCCGGCCGCCGCTTCGCCGCAATGGATTACTGAGAGACGAAGCTCGTCACGCGGAGGCGAGGAACGAAGAATGGCTCGCGAGGCGCGGAGAGGCAAGAAGAGGGAAAGACAGAAGAAGAACGAAGTAAAGTGCCGGAGGACGGCGGCGCGTAATTCTTTATCCGCTTTCTCCGTGTCCTCCGCGGCTCCGCGTGAGCTGCTTCTTTTCAAGCGTGCGTTAGCTGCTTGAAGCGCTCGATGAGCTCTCGCGTTACCGGGCCGGGTTTGCCGTCGCCGATTCGGCGGTCGTCGAGTTTCACCACCGGAATTACTTCGGCGGCGGTGCCGGTCAGAAAGCATTCGTCGGCCGTGTAGATGTCGTAGCGGCTAAGGGCGATTTCCAACGCCTCGCGGCCCGATTCGCGGGCCAATTCGATCACGGCTTCGCGCGTCACGCCTTCCAGAATTCCCGCGTCGATCGGCGGCGTCAGCAGCACGCCGCGGCGCACGAGAAAAATATTGTCGCCGCTGCACTCCGCCACTTCCCCCTTGTGGTTGAGCATCAACACTTCGACGCAACCCGCCTTGTAGCCTTCGATCTTGGCCAGAATGTTGTTCAAATAGTTGAGCGACTTGATCCGCGGACTGAGCGCCGCCGGACTCGTGCGAACGGTGGCCGCCGTGACGATTTCCAGGCCGTTGCGATAATGCTCTTCCGGATACAAGGCAATTCGGTCGGCAATGATGATCACTTGCGGATTCTTGGTTCGCGTCGGATCGAGGCCGAGCGTGCCGGCGCCGCGAGTCACCACGAGGCGGAGGTAGCCGTCGCGAAGATTGTTGGCCGCGAGCGTTTCGTCGATTGCGCGGGCCATCGCGTCCGGCGACACCGGAATTTCAAGCCAGATCGCCCGAGCCGAGTCCCAAAGCCGCTTGAGATGTTGCTTGAGCCGAAATACTTTGCCGCCATAGACGCGAATTCCTTCGAATACGCCGTCGCCATACAGCAATCCGTGATCGAAGACACTGATCTTCGCGTCTTCCTGATCGTAGAGCTTGCCGGCAATGTAGATTTTTAGCGACATGCAAGTCCGGTCGGGAGAAGAGAAAAAGCTTGAAACACGAACCGAACTGTAGGCCGCGATGCGCGAAACCGCAAGCGATCAACAACCCCAATGCCCCTCGACCGCTTGAGCTCGCGGCTCGCTTGCGGTTTCGCGCGTGGAATTATACCTCTTCCATGCGGCCGGCGACTAATCGCACGACGCGATCGGCTTCCGCGGCGATCGCGGGGTCGTGCGTCACCATGACTATAGAGAGCTTCTGGGTCTGGTTCAAGGTTCGCAGAATTTCCAAAATTCCCTCGCCAGTGCCTTGGTCCAAATTACCGGTCGGCTCGTCGGCCAAGAGAATCTGCGGTCCGGAGATCAAGGCCCGCGCGATCGCCGTGCGTTGCATCTCGCCGCCGGACAGTTCGCGAGGGCGATGCTTCAAGCGGTGCGACAGTCCCACCATTTCGAGCAATTCGCGGGCCTGCGCAACATGGGCTTTGCGATGCCGACGGTAGCTAAAGAAACCATGCCGAATCATGAGCGGCGAAAGCACGTTTTCGAGCGTCGTCAGCTCCGGCAGCAAGTGATAGAACTGGAAAATCATGCCGAATCGCGTGTTGCGCAGCGTGTCGCGCTCGCGCGCCGGCAGATTGTCGATCCGGCGGCCATCGAGATGCACTTCGCCCGAAGTCGGGGCGTCGAGCGTGCCGAGCAGGTGCAACAGCGTGCTTTTGCCGGAGCCGCTTTGGCCGATGATGGCCAGAAATTCTCCGCGGCGCACGTCGAGATCCGTGCCCGTGAGCACCGGAATATCGACCGGCCCTTTGCGATAGTTTTTCTTCAGATGCATGGCCCGCAATTGCATGGCCGCCGCGTCTGGATCGAACGACAGCGTGGCCGGACTTTCGGCCGAATCGATTTCCGCGGCCGGCTCCGCATCGACCGCAGTCAAGATGCCCTCGGCGCGAGGTTCTTCCGCCAGCCGGAGGCCGCCGGCGTTCGACGCATCGTCGACATTTTCCGTTTCACTCGTCGATCCGGCAGCGAGCGCCGTGGCGTCTTCCGCATTCGCCTCATGGGCAAGCGACCGATCGGCGCCGTCGAGCAGCAAATGGCTGCGATTCGCGGCACGACGGCGCTCGGCTTGCTCGGCCAGCTTGATGCGCACAAACTCACTCATAGCGGAGGGCCTCCACGGGATGCAACAACGCGGCGCGCAGCGCGGGCAGAATGCTGGCCATCACGGCGATCAACAACGTTCCGCCGACAATCCACGATACCGTGGCCGGCTCGACGATGGTCGGAATCTTGTAGAAGTAGTAGATCGCGGGATCGAACACCTTTTGGCCCGTGAGCCATTCCACGCCGCTACGGATCGTGTTGATGTAATGCACGAAGACCAGACCGAGAACGGTGCCCACGCCCGATCCCACGATGCCCAGCGACAGCCCGTAGCTCAAGAAGATTCCCAAGATGCCGCTCGACGATGCGCCGAGCGATTTGAGAATGCCGATGTCGCGCGTCTTTTCCACGACGATCATGAAGAACGTGGCCAGGATCCCGAATCCGGCCACCGCGATGATCATGAACAACAGGATATTCAGCACCGCGCTTTCCATTTGCACGGCCGCCAACAGTGGGCCCTGCTTTTCGCGCCACGTCGAAATTGCATAGTTCGGGAATTCGGCCCGCAGCTTGTCGCACACCTGATCGGCGTCGACGCCCGGCTTAAGCTTGATCTGAATCGACGAAACGTTGCCGATGCCGGTTTGCGGGTCGATCATTCCGCGAAGCTCTTGCAGCTTGCGGAGCGGCACGAACACGAAGTTCGAGTCGTATTCGCTCATCTTGCTTTCGTAGAAATCGACGACCGTGAACGTATCGCTGACGGCTTTGGGCGGGATGCCGGCATTGGGAAACGTGATCTTTACGTCGTCGCCCGGGAGCAACAGAAAGCGATCGGTGCCCGTGCGATCGCGAAAACTGCACAGGGCGATGCCGAGTATCGCGCCGGTGAATTGCTCCTTGCTGGCGTCGAACACGGTGGCTCGTTGCGGTTGGCCTCGATCGAACGGGTTCGCGGCATGTTGCTGAAACGGGTCTTGCCCTAGCTGCGGAATGGCGGCGCCTTGCTGCGCGGGTTGTCCGGCCGACGACTGGCCGGCTGACTGCGGGCCATTCGCGGCCGGGCCGAAGCTGGGCGGCTCGGGAGCCCCGATTGCCTGGCCCATAGGCTGATTGGCGGCTGCCCCCGGACCGGGCGATGTGGCAGTGCCGCCTTCGGTCCGGCGCAACAACTCCTGAAACTGCCGATCATGCTCGGCCCGCATGCGACGCCATTCCCAGCCGGCGATTTTCATTTCCGGTCGAGGGGCCGATTCGCTGCCGGTTTGATGGTCGTGATCGTCGTAACGGCCATCATGCAGATTGAACGTGAGATGCTTCCGATTGTCGGGGTGTTGCAGATACTTGCCAAAATCGCCCACCTCGTTCTGGGTTCGCTCGTCGATGCCGATCAGCATCACTTGCCGCATGCTGTATTGGCCGCGGGAAAGAAAGCTGAGCATGGCGGGCGTGTGTACCGTGGGGGTCATGCCCGCGATCTGGCCGTTGGCGATTCGCAGGATTTGCTGCATGTGCCAATCGGGATCGGGAAAGCCCTCGGAGCCGCGCGCTTCGAACACGATATCGCTCAGGATACCGTGAATGCGATCGCGCATTTCATGCGAGAAGCCGGCCATTACGCTGTTGACGATAATCATCGTCGCCACGCCGAGCATCACGCTGATGATCGACGCCAGCGCGATATACCGAGTGCGCAGGTAGCGCCAGCAGAGCAATTGTTTATACATGGCGATGGTCCATCCTTGACCTATGTGCTAAGGCTCGGCCGAAAAATAAATTCCCGCCTTTTTTGAACCCCTCACCCCGCCCTCTCCCGCAAGGGGAGAGGGGCTATCGAGAAGTTATTTTTCGGCGGAGCCAAACGCTCGACTCACGAAACCGCAAGCGAGCCGCACCGCGCCGCCTGACGTCGAACCGCGCTAGCGGTTTCGCGCGTCTCTTCTGCCTTTTTCCCAACCCTATCCCCTCACCCTCACCCTAACTTTCCGGCCGCAGCAGCGGAAACAAAATCACATCGCGTATCGACGGCGAATCGGTCAGCAGCATCACCAGCCGATCGATGCCCAGCCCCAAACCGCCTGCCGGCGGCATGCCTTGCCGCAGCGCGCGGACGAAATCGTGGTCCATCTTGGCCATCGAGTTTTCTTCGTTCTGCCCGGCCAACTGCGTTCGCAATAGTTGTTCTTGCAGATCGGGATCGTTCAGTTCGGTATAGGCGTTGGCGAGTTCCATGCCTTGAATAAATAGCTCGAACCGCTCGGCGATCGCCGGATTGTCGCGCTTGCGCTTGGTGAGCGGACAGATGCTGGCCGGATAGTCGAGCACGAAAATCGGGCCGGCCAGTTGGTCTTCGACCCGCTCCTCGAACACTTCGTTCTTGACCACGTCGGGATGCTTGCCGGCGGTGTCGAAGCCGATTTGCTCGGCGAGCTTTCGCACGGCCGCTTCGTCGCCGGCAGCGATGCCGGTGGCTTCGGCGAAAAGTTCGTCGTAGCTGCGGCGGGCAAAAGGCGGCGTGAAGTCGATCGTCTTGCCGCCCCATTGGAGCTTGGAATCCTGCCCGGTCGCACGGATCGCATCGACGATCAATCGCTCGGTGAGGTCCATCATCGAACGGTAGTCGCCGTAGGCCTGATAAGCTTCGAGCATCGTGAATTCGGGATTATGCCGCGGGCTAATCCCCTCGTTGCGATACACGCGGCCGAGCTCGTAGACCCGTTCCACCCCGCCGACCAATAGCCGCTTCAAATGCAGTTCCAACGCGATTCGCAGATAAAGCTTGATATCGAGGGCATTGTGGTGGGTGATGAATGGCCGCGCCGCGGCGCCGCCGGCGATGGCGTGCAGCGTCGGACCTTCGATTTCTACGAAGGCGTCTGCCGCCAACGTGCGGCGGATCGATTGCACGATCTGCGTGCGGCGCAAGAACCGCTCAAGCACCCCTTCGCCGTGGACCAGATCCAAATATCGCATCCGTTGCCGCAGTTCCGGATCGGCCAAGCCGTGGTGCTTGTCGGGCGGCGGGTCGAGGGCCTTGGTGAGAAAATGGAGTTGGTCGGCGAAGATCGTCAACTCGCCGGTCCGCGTCTTTTTCAGTTCCCCTTCGACGCCCAGTAGATCGCCCAAATCGAGACATTCGGCCACGGCCCAATTGCGCTCGCCAACCTGCTTCTTGCCGATGTAGACTTGAATTTGGCCGGTCCAATCGCGCAAATCGAGAAAAATCAGCTTGCCGGTGTCGCGCATCAGCACGATCCGGCCGGCGACGCGAACTCGCGGGCCATGCTGCTCGGCATGCCGCTCCGGAGCGTCGGCCGGCGGCGGCGTCACGGTGATTTCGCTCTCGCGACGGCGCACGTCGCCGATCGGCTGCTGGCCGTCGAATCGGCCCCCCCAGGGGTCGATCCCGAGCGCGCGGAGCTGATCGAGCTTGTCGCGGCGAGAAGCTAGCAGGTCGGACATGGGGCGGGCACGGCTGTGGGCTTTGAGACTGTGAGGCTTTGAGGTACGAGGCACAGGACGCTTGCGCGCCCTAATAGTCTCATGGTCTCAAAGCCTCACAGCCTCCTTTAACTTCAAGAATCGCAACATTTTAGTGAAACCGACCCGGGGGTCAATGTCAGCTCTCCCAGGGCTTCCAACGGGGCTCGAAAAACTGGCCCACCCGGGGAATCTGACCCAGAGAAAATGCTAGATTTCCACAGCACATAGACAAGCGCGCTTGCCGTATTGTTCACTTCCCGCCCGATCCGTTCCCTGCCTCCAAGCACCCCGCAGCACCTCCCAGAAATGACGATCCGAAGGCCGGGCCTCTATTGCGTCGAACTGCGAACGGCCCGCTGGGAGGCCAGCGTTCGCTGGTATCGCGAAGCGCTGGGGTTGCGGGTGATGGTGCGCGTGGTGGAAGATGGCTATGCATTGCTCGAGGCCGGCGACACCCGTTTGGCGCTGATCTCCCGGCACCATCCCGGACCGGCCAGTCCGCGTTGGAGCCTGGGTTTCGAAGTCGACGATCTCGATGGGGCCATCGAACAGTTGGAGCGGGCCGGCTCGCAGGTATCGCGCCCCGAATGCGACCCGGAGGGATTTCGCGAAGTGGTGACGTTCGATCCCGACGGCAACACGATTCGCCTTTTCGCCTGGCCGGCGCGATAAAGTAGCAGGCAAACTCCGTATGCCCTCGGCCACTTGAAACGCGTGCCACCATCCTGTGCAAGCGTTTCGACCGCGAGCAAGAATCGGCGCTGCGCATGGTTGAAGAAGCAGAGTTTTTGGCGGTGTCCGATGGCGAGCCTGAGTGAATCGGCATCGCCGCCGGCGCAGGAACTGCGCCTGCTACGATCATTGCCACACGACGCATTCCTTTTGCCGATGGCCAGCGACATGTCCTCTCTCACCTTCGGCGGCGAAGAGAAATTCGACGCCGCGCCCGAACGCGTGTTCGAGCTGTTGACCGATTTGGACCAGCTTTCGGCGGCAATCCCTGATCTGGTCTCGGCCGACAAGATCGACGCGCGGACGCTGCAATGCGTGGTGCGGCCGGGGTTTTCGTTTCTCCGCGGAACGCTCCGCGTAACGATCGTGCTCGGGGAAATCGATCGGCCGGCGTCGGCGGCAATGCATGTCGCGGCCCGCGGCATCGGCACGCAAATCGGCGTCGAAAGCCACATTCGCATTGCTGCCGATTCAACCGGCTCGAAGCTATCTTGGACAGCCGAGGTGGTCGAACTCAAAGGGCTGGCCGCAACCGTCGGCCGGAGCCTAATTTCCGCCGCCGCCCAGCAGGTCATCCAAACCGCTTGGCAGCAAGTCCGCGACAGGCTGAACCAGACCGATGCCGATTCATAATCGGCCCTACTATCTCGTCCCGTCTCGCCCCTCGCTTGCGGTTTCGCGCGTCCGCGTTTGCCGCGCGCCGCGCCCAATCGCATGTTCCAACCCAATTTTTCGATTACCATACATTAGATTCCCCTGGTTCTTGGAAAACAGTCGGCTTTCCATGCGTTGGCCCATCCGCCTGCAACTCCTGCTGCCGATGCTTTTGGTCGTGATCGTCGCGATCATCGGCTCGAGCGGCGTATCGGCGGTGTTGGTGGCGAATTCGATTCGTGCGCGGCAAGAAGAAAATCTGGCCCGCGTCGTGACAACGCTCACCGACGCCTCGTTTCCACTCACCGAATCGGTGCTGTCGAAAATGAGCGGGCTGTCGGGGGCAAAATTTGTCGCCTTCGACGCGACCGGAACATTGCAAGCGGCTTCGCACCCATTTGCCGAGGCCGATCTCGCTTCGCTCCGCCACTTGCCACGCACTCGAAAGCTGAGCGGCTTCGCCGAGGGCAATGCCCTTTCGATCGGAGGCGAAAGCTATCTGGCGGCACTGCTGCTCGTGCCCAACCGCGGCGGCGACGAGGCCGGACCGCTGTCGCTCGCGGTGCTCTATCCCGAGGAGCAATGGTCGGCCGTGCGCCGGCAGGCGATCTACCCGCTATTGGCAGTCGGCGGAGCGGCAGTGCTCGTGGCAATGCTCGTCACGGCGCTGTTGGCGCGGCGAGTGGTGCAACCGCTGGAAACTTTGCGCCGGCAAGCGGCGGCGATCGAGCAAGGAGACTTTCGCCCGATGCCCTTGGCTCACCGCAACGAT of Pirellulales bacterium contains these proteins:
- a CDS encoding ABC transporter permease subunit, which produces MNVLPSKWSPWKSTIAWLVRDTFRQSLAYGICWILLGVSVLAIGVCASAGVTGSVQLAAPGENPDFLPPNDRDSHDAKKLKQSGVVVVGGDLTLAFGAIRVPLARDDRGAVHFLQLVLAGGVADTLGLLLALVWTAGFLPGFLDGRSISVLLAKPAPRWALLAGKYVGVLVFVLCHATLFVGGTWLAIGMRTHVWDPTYLWCIPLLLLHFAVFFSMSLLLAVCTRSTVVCVFGSILFWFVTWGLNYGRHVLAASATALPEGHFSSALMWLVDLGYWILPKPADFSVLLFNALDAKNYFGPLFDLKTLQAHGFSIGLSIATSLAFTAYTLFASGRRFAAMDY
- a CDS encoding ABC transporter ATP-binding protein translates to MNPKSNAVARFEEVTKVYSSGPFRAGVRALDGVSLSVDAGEVFGLVGPNRAGKTTLVKILLSICRPTSGRILRFDRHWKDRRTLARVGYVHESQAFPRYLTAHSLLEFYGALSFQPQQIVRRRSGELLERFGLADRSREPIGRFSKGMLQRLALCQSLVNDPDLLVLDEPSEGMDLAARRVLDEVIAERKRQGRTAILVSHHLNDVQRLCDRVAVIRGGKVAFAGRMAELIGAQGDPAANKTFGDWPLEHSPQGGSLEKVLEPIYAGTTQ
- a CDS encoding ABC transporter ATP-binding protein, with the translated sequence MSEFVRIKLAEQAERRRAANRSHLLLDGADRSLAHEANAEDATALAAGSTSETENVDDASNAGGLRLAEEPRAEGILTAVDAEPAAEIDSAESPATLSFDPDAAAMQLRAMHLKKNYRKGPVDIPVLTGTDLDVRRGEFLAIIGQSGSGKSTLLHLLGTLDAPTSGEVHLDGRRIDNLPARERDTLRNTRFGMIFQFYHLLPELTTLENVLSPLMIRHGFFSYRRHRKAHVAQARELLEMVGLSHRLKHRPRELSGGEMQRTAIARALISGPQILLADEPTGNLDQGTGEGILEILRTLNQTQKLSIVMVTHDPAIAAEADRVVRLVAGRMEEV
- a CDS encoding FtsX-like permease family protein, with the protein product MYKQLLCWRYLRTRYIALASIISVMLGVATMIIVNSVMAGFSHEMRDRIHGILSDIVFEARGSEGFPDPDWHMQQILRIANGQIAGMTPTVHTPAMLSFLSRGQYSMRQVMLIGIDERTQNEVGDFGKYLQHPDNRKHLTFNLHDGRYDDHDHQTGSESAPRPEMKIAGWEWRRMRAEHDRQFQELLRRTEGGTATSPGPGAAANQPMGQAIGAPEPPSFGPAANGPQSAGQSSAGQPAQQGAAIPQLGQDPFQQHAANPFDRGQPQRATVFDASKEQFTGAILGIALCSFRDRTGTDRFLLLPGDDVKITFPNAGIPPKAVSDTFTVVDFYESKMSEYDSNFVFVPLRKLQELRGMIDPQTGIGNVSSIQIKLKPGVDADQVCDKLRAEFPNYAISTWREKQGPLLAAVQMESAVLNILLFMIIAVAGFGILATFFMIVVEKTRDIGILKSLGASSSGILGIFLSYGLSLGIVGSGVGTVLGLVFVHYINTIRSGVEWLTGQKVFDPAIYYFYKIPTIVEPATVSWIVGGTLLIAVMASILPALRAALLHPVEALRYE
- the ilvE gene encoding branched-chain-amino-acid transaminase — encoded protein: MSLKIYIAGKLYDQEDAKISVFDHGLLYGDGVFEGIRVYGGKVFRLKQHLKRLWDSARAIWLEIPVSPDAMARAIDETLAANNLRDGYLRLVVTRGAGTLGLDPTRTKNPQVIIIADRIALYPEEHYRNGLEIVTAATVRTSPAALSPRIKSLNYLNNILAKIEGYKAGCVEVLMLNHKGEVAECSGDNIFLVRRGVLLTPPIDAGILEGVTREAVIELARESGREALEIALSRYDIYTADECFLTGTAAEVIPVVKLDDRRIGDGKPGPVTRELIERFKQLTHA
- the lysS gene encoding lysine--tRNA ligase; translated protein: MSDLLASRRDKLDQLRALGIDPWGGRFDGQQPIGDVRRRESEITVTPPPADAPERHAEQHGPRVRVAGRIVLMRDTGKLIFLDLRDWTGQIQVYIGKKQVGERNWAVAECLDLGDLLGVEGELKKTRTGELTIFADQLHFLTKALDPPPDKHHGLADPELRQRMRYLDLVHGEGVLERFLRRTQIVQSIRRTLAADAFVEIEGPTLHAIAGGAAARPFITHHNALDIKLYLRIALELHLKRLLVGGVERVYELGRVYRNEGISPRHNPEFTMLEAYQAYGDYRSMMDLTERLIVDAIRATGQDSKLQWGGKTIDFTPPFARRSYDELFAEATGIAAGDEAAVRKLAEQIGFDTAGKHPDVVKNEVFEERVEDQLAGPIFVLDYPASICPLTKRKRDNPAIAERFELFIQGMELANAYTELNDPDLQEQLLRTQLAGQNEENSMAKMDHDFVRALRQGMPPAGGLGLGIDRLVMLLTDSPSIRDVILFPLLRPES
- a CDS encoding SRPBCC domain-containing protein, whose translation is MASLSESASPPAQELRLLRSLPHDAFLLPMASDMSSLTFGGEEKFDAAPERVFELLTDLDQLSAAIPDLVSADKIDARTLQCVVRPGFSFLRGTLRVTIVLGEIDRPASAAMHVAARGIGTQIGVESHIRIAADSTGSKLSWTAEVVELKGLAATVGRSLISAAAQQVIQTAWQQVRDRLNQTDADS
- a CDS encoding VOC family protein, translated to MTIRRPGLYCVELRTARWEASVRWYREALGLRVMVRVVEDGYALLEAGDTRLALISRHHPGPASPRWSLGFEVDDLDGAIEQLERAGSQVSRPECDPEGFREVVTFDPDGNTIRLFAWPAR